A genomic window from Fusarium verticillioides 7600 chromosome 5, whole genome shotgun sequence includes:
- a CDS encoding hypothetical protein (At least one base has a quality score < 10), producing MWAATMPYYSEYQSDRSRRDTNQNAQANASNDVHGYRDVSPHTRHSPIDLDEYMVPAIEGPPSPERIRQLSKQMKHASHLNRGHRAVSSGSSSFVNSERGWEQGFENMSITRHSSQRSTTSGTSSSRDRPDSVQVLGKNIFHRRAKSSKSGRSRRESSAQSSSGSSLYSTELSSETSLTTFKDAIMPTIFARRKTSRDETALQKKLQISGPFNFQHVTHTPREQVANSASRTPGQEQPQPNFYSDRVVEHEVSPRSSRASNLPRRLIKHARSQEQLRTSPPRPVRPPRPPPLEPLHSPTLGAPIPPPRGSSRQSSLQDGDALAVARFDRPLTSGGFRHPQPFSPSEIMERPPATSHGYAVAPEQAVLPVDDHRFSHAITTPDDAAWPLPVTATYEPPLPDVPEEEEHMVNIGRSPKSIISTRSSLRASQSVPLLRGSQTLENDAAQHSAGHYNGQAHSFRESWEDDIDYCYEHEADANFDYEWERPSLEGGREHAPGVQVALFKDDELRELPTIGTAESSPGMLSASRFDMPALSPASQASPESAFEAVTPSTGVAVTNNFSLPRGDKVHRPSNLSHCRNDSRASSFKESYGFTLSPSLLIPGDYHQQMLLNETERQSYSGEDDVVHGIVDPNYPYEDVSNAASRNSLQMSHQRASTSTTATNSTSLSDSTGERHVSTNSTWTNLTRLTSSTSLNKWVESNKTIRESQIIKSHDDSDEEDTTPPASTEKDTVPELTPFPSVPITKKPHHRSHASESIVRDDIPNNTKSVELPKTRRPRARTTSLSTQAPPVGQYALFPRTYAKGNGDRI from the coding sequence ATGTGGGCTGCTACAATGCCTTATTACTCAGAATACCAGTCGGATCGTTCCAGGCGCGATACAAACCAGAATGCTCAAGCCAATGCCAGTAATGATGTCCATGGCTACCGCGATGTATCCCCCCACACCCGGCACTCACCCATCGATCTGGACGAATACATGGTGCCAGCCATAGAGGGCCCTCCATCACCCGAGAGAATTCGCCAATTGAGCAAGCAGATGAAACATGCGTCTCACCTTAATCGAGGTCACCGGGCTGTATCGTCTGGGTCTTCGTCGTTTGTGAATAGTGAGCGAGGATGGGAGCAGGGATTCGAAAACATGAGCATTACTCGGCACTCATCCCAGCGATCTACGACTAGCggaacttcttcctctcgagACCGACCCGACAGTGTGCAAGTACTGGGCAAGAATATCTTCCATCGCCGTGCAAAGTCGAGCAAGTCAGGACGCTCGAGACGTGAGAGCAGCGCCCAGAGCTCATCGGGAAGTTCATTGTACTCGACTGAATTGAGCAGCGAAACTTCCTTGACCACCTTCAAGGACGCCATCATGCCTACTATCTTTGCCCGCCGGAAAACATCTCGCGACGAGACAGCACtacagaagaagcttcagatATCTGGGCCTTTCAACTTTCAGCATGTGACCCATACTCCACGCGAACAGGTAGCCAACTCAGCATCTCGTACTCCTGGACAGGAGCAACCCCAACCCAACTTCTACTCAGACCGTGTTGTCGAGCACGAAGTATCTCCCCGTAGTTCAAGAGCCTCTAACCTTCCACGTCGATTGATCAAGCACGCTCGATCCCAGGAGCAGCTCCGTACCAGCCCACCTCGGCCAGTCCGACCCCCAAGACCTCCTCCGCTTGAGCCACTTCACTCTCCTACTCTGGGTGCCCCTATTCCTCCCCCAAGAGGCTCAAGCCGACAGTCCAGCCTGCAAGATGGTGACGCACTTGCAGTGGCAAGGTTTGATCGTCCACTGACGAGCGGTGGGTTCCGACACCCTCAGCCTTTCAGCCCTAGTGAGATCATGGAGCGACCTCCAGCAACATCTCATGGTTATGCCGTAGCTCCTGAGCAGGCAGTATTGCCAGTAGACGATCACCGATTCTCGCATGCGATCACCACACCAGATGATGCAGCCTGGCCACTTCCGGTAACCGCAACTTATGAGCCACCATTGCCAGATGtgccagaggaggaagaacatATGGTAAACATTGGACGATCACCAAAGAGTATCATCAGTACCAGGTCTTCGCTGCGTGCTAGCCAATCAGTCCCTCTTCTTCGGGGCTCCCAGACTCTCGAGAATGATGCTGCCCAACACAGTGCTGGACACTACAACGGCCAAGCTCACTCCTTTAGAGAGAGCTGGGAGGATGATATCGACTACTGCTACGAGCACGAGGCCGATGCCAACTTCGATTACGAGTGGGAGAGACCGTCGTTGGAAGGTGGACGAGAGCATGCACCTGGAGTTCAAGTGGCATTGTTtaaagatgatgagttgagggaGCTACCGACCATCGGCACTGCTGAGTCGTCTCCCGGTATGCTTTCCGCGTCCCGTTTTGATATGCCGGCTCTAAGCCCCGCTAGTCAGGCTTCGCCGGAGAGTGCCTTCGAGGCCGTCACTCCAAGCACGGGAGTCGCTGTGACAAATAACTTCTCGCTCCCACGCGGTGACAAGGTCCACCGACCGTCCAATCTTAGCCATTGTCGAAACGACTCTCGAGCATCCAGCTTCAAGGAGTCGTATGGCTTCACCCTGTCCCCTTCGCTACTCATCCCTGGTGACTATCATCAACAGATGCTCCTCAATGAGACTGAGAGACAGAGCTATTcgggtgaggatgatgtggtTCATGGTATCGTTGACCCCAACTACCCCTATGAGGATGTCAGCAACGCTGCCAGCCGCAACTCTCTTCAGATGTCTCATCAGCGCGCAAGCACTTCCACTACAGCTACCAACTCTACATCCCTCTCTGACTCAACTGGAGAGCGTCATGTCTCTACCAACTCCACCTGGACTAACTTGACTCgcctcaccagcagcacGTCATTGAACAAGTGGGTTGAGTCAAACAAGACAATCCGCGAGTCACAGATCATCAAATCACACGATGAtagcgacgaagaagacactACTCCTCCTGCCTCTACTGAGAAGGACACAGTCCCTGAGCTCACACCATTCCCCTCTGTgcccatcaccaagaagcctCACCACAGGAGCCACGCAAGCGAGTCTATCGTCAGGGATGATATccccaacaacaccaagtctGTCGAGCTTCCCAAGACCCGACGTCCTCGTGCTAGAACAACAAGTCTAAGCACCCAGGCCCCTCCTGTGGGTCAATATGCACTATTTCCCCGTACATATGCCAAGGGCAATGGCGATCGTATCTAA
- a CDS encoding FACT complex subunit POB3, producing MTAIESFDNIYLDLSKESGKCRFAETGFGWKPVGGGDTFTLDHNNIASAQWSRAAKGYEIKIVQRAKSGIIQLDGFQQEDYDRLAKVFKNWYSTALESKEHALRGWNWGKAEFSKSELTFSVQNRPAFELAYSEIGNTNLAGRNEVAVEMALPDTGANAQLGGARSKGSKAAAGRDQLVEMRFYIPGVTTRKEAEGEDAGSDAGNDEQEKNAATLFYETLIDKAEIGETAGDTIATFLDVLHLTPRGRFDIDMYEASFRLRGKTYDYKIQYEAIKKFMVLPKPDEVHYMLVMGLDPPLRQGQTRYPFVVMQFKKDEEVTIDLNLNEDELKSKYQEKLEPHYEEPLHQVVAKIFRGLGNRKISSPAKDFITHRSQYGIKCSIKASEGFLYCLEKAFMFVPKPAVYIAYEQTQSVTFSRVSGAVSALSTFDITVLLKNGAGSSQFSNISREDLKALESFFKLKGLRVKNEIDEDANLLAAALDQQMDDSEDEVAAKADRGSADEDEESVDEDFRTDSESDVAEEYDSAHESSGSGSDESNVDEDEERDDDDEDAEEERPKKKKKTG from the exons ATGACTGCTAT CGAGAGCTTCGATAACATCTACTTGGACCTCTCCAAGGAGAGCGGAAAGTGCAGATTCGCAGAGACCGGTTTCGGATGGAAGCCCGTGGGCGGCGGCGATACCTTCACCCTCGATCATAACAACATTGCCTCTGCGCAATGGAGTCGCGCCGCCAAGGGCtatgagatcaagatcgtACAGCGCGCCAAGTCCGGCATAATCCAGCTCGATGGCTTCCAACAAGAAGATTACGATCGCCTTGCCAAGGTGTTCAAGAACTGGTACAGCACTGCTCTTGAGAGCAAGGAACACGCTCTGCGAGGCTGGAACTGGGGCAAGGCCGAATTTTCAAAGTCCGAACTCACATTCAGCGTCCAAAACCGGCCCGCATTCGAATTAGCCTACTCGGAAATTGGAAACACCAACCTCGCTGGCCGCAATGAGGTGGCAGTAGAGATGGCACTCCCTGATACGGGCGCTAACGCCCAGCTCGGTGGTGCCAGGTCGAAGGGATCCAAGGCTGCCGCTGGCCGAGACCAGCTTGTCGAGATGCGATTCTACATTCCTGGTGTTACGACTCGCAAGGAGGCTGAAGGAGAGGACGCAGGCAGTGATGCCGGTAACGACGAGCAGGAAAAGAATGCTGCTACTCTGTTTTACGAGACTCTGATTGATAAGGCTGAGATTGGCGAGACTGCTGGTGATACTATCGCCACTTTCCTGGATGTCCTACATCTCACGCCCAG AGGCCGTTTCGATATCGACATGTACGAAGCCTCTTTCCGACTCCGAGGCAAAACCTACGACTACAAGATTCAATacgaggctatcaagaagttTATGGTACTACCAAAGCCTGATGAGGTGCACTACATGCTTGTCATGGGTCTGGACCCGCCCCTGCGTCAAGGTCAAACACGATATCCCTTCGTTGTGATGCAGTTTaagaaggacgaggaagTCACTATTGACCTCAACTTGAACGAGGACGAGCTTAAGAGCAAGTACCAAGAAAAGCTGGAACCTCATTACGAGGAACCCCTCCACCAAGttgtcgccaagatcttccgTGGTCTGGGTAACAGGAAGATTTCATCCCCTGCCAAGGACTTCATCAC ACACCGCAGCCAATATGGCATCAAGTGCTCTATTAAGGCAAGCGAGGGTTTCCTCTACTGTCTGGAGAAGGCATTCATGTTTGTGCCCAAGCCCGCTGTCTACATCGCCTACGAACAGACACAATCGGTTACTTTCTCGCGTGTCAGCGGAGCTGTATCAGCACTGTCGACATTTGACATCACAGTTCTTCTAAAGAATGGTGCCGGCTCGTCCCAGTTCAGCAATATCAGCCGTGAGGACCTCAAGGCCCTCgaaagcttcttcaagctcaagggtctGCGGGTCAAGAACGAGATTGACGAGGATGCCAACCTCCTTGCTGCCGCCCTCGATCAGCAGATGGATGACTCCGAGGACGAAGTTGCCGCCAAGGCTGACCGAGGCTCCgctgacgaggatgaggagagcGTGGACGAGGACTTCCGAACTGATAGCGAAAGCGATGTAGCAGAGGAGTACGACAGTGCCCACGAGAGCTCTGGCTCAGGCAGTGACGAGAGCAACgtggatgaagacgaagaacgtgatgatgacgatgaggacgcGGAAGAGGAGCGTcctaagaagaagaagaagacaggctAA
- a CDS encoding triacylglycerol lipase — protein sequence MEKAPTTNDKVTDNLFFSCCCAQQGQWTWHQVCDCATGTYSCNNTCVVQALREENRYYGAARELYSNVTELYPDAQVWLTGHSLGGAVTSMLGMTYGLPVVTFEAVPEALPASRLGLPVPPGASADYPQLRENTGTFHFGHTADPVYIGTCNGATASCTYGGYAMESACHAGYECVYDVVADKGWRVGIGTHRIRSVIDDVIKKYDGVPECRRTPECRDCAQWKMYESNGTETTTTSSSPPSTSMTTRTRTRTSTCETPGWWGCLDKTTPASTTTSTTTSTTSTSTSTCKTPGWFGCKDKTTTESSTTSTVDATPTTTCHTPGRFWGCRDEVEATTTAEPGQITSVPVTAAPAGTTDDVPSTSVPESQRCLTRNWFGLCKEWAVEDVEFAPDEM from the coding sequence ATGGAGAAGGCACCCACAACTAATGACAAGGTCAccgacaacctcttcttcagctgctgctgtgccCAACAAGGTCAGTGGACCTGGCATCAAGTCTGTGATTGTGCCACAGGCACGTATTCATGCAACAACACTTGTGTTGTCCAGGCTCTAAGGGAAGAGAACCGCTACTACGGCGCTGCCCGCGAACTGTACTCGAATGTCACAGAGCTCTATCCTGATGCCCAGGTCTGGCTGACAGGGCACTCGCTTGGTGGCGCCGTCACCTCGATGCTGGGTATGACATATGGTCTTCCCGTCGTCACATTTGAAGCCGTCCCAGAGGCGCTTCCAGCTTCCAGACTAGGTCTACCTGTCCCTCCTGGTGCTAGTGCCGACTATCCCCAACTGCGCGAGAACACAGGCACGTTCCATTTTGGTCACACCGCAGACCCTGTGTATATCGGAACATGCAACGGCGCAACAGCTTCTTGCACCTATGGTGGCTATGCTATGGAAAGCGCATGCCATGCTGGTTATGAATGTGTGTACGACGTTGTGGCCGATAAGGGATGGAGGGTTGGAATCGGTACACATCGGATCCGTTCTGTCATTGacgatgtcatcaagaagtACGATGGTGTTCCCGAGTGCAGACGAACTCCTGAATGTAGGGACTGTGCTCAGTGGAAGATGTACGAAAGCAATGGCACcgaaaccaccaccacatcatcctcaccaccctcGACCTCCATGACTACCCGTACTCGGACCCGCACATCGACTTGTGAGACGCCTGGCTGGTGGGGTTGTCTTGACAAGACTACACCCGCCTCGACCACAACCTCGACCACAACCTCGACCACGTCAACTTCCACGTCTACTTGCAAGACTCCTGGCTGGTTTGGGTGTAAGGATAAGACGACTACCGAGAGCAGCACTACATCGACCGTAGATGCTACTCCTACGACGACTTGCCATACTCCTGGAAGGTTCTGGGGTTGCCgcgatgaagttgaggccACAACAACAGCTGAACCTGGCCAGATTACGAGCGTGCCTGTTACGGCTGCGCCCGCAGGTACAACGGATGACGTTCCAAGCACGAGCGTGCCAGAAAGTCAGAGATGTCTCACTCGTAACTGGTTTGGGTTATGCAAGGAGtgggctgttgaagacgTGGAATTTGCCCCCGATGAGATGTAG
- a CDS encoding C4-hydroxylase — protein MGNDSSILADGSAMAMPGTSFNHTLFETALPPLPTFSLEVQPDLFPWVSDFWLNLLLPIVVYWVLSLTFHAIDVYDWFPQYRLHTPEEITKRNHVSRFEVARDVILQQIIQVVTGALLALSEPPEMVGKSEYDVAVWATRIRIAQRALPTVLGLVGLNATAISKSLLDTHPLLAGAVAGGYYPSLVGANNEPAFASWEMTLAKTIYHFLIPAVQYFIGAAIIDTWQYFLHRLMHVNKWLYVHFHSRHHRLYVPYAYGALYNHPVEGFLLDTLGAAVAFKVTRMTLRQGILFFSMSTIKTVDDHCGYAFPWDPLQIVTSNNAEYHDIHHQHWGIKTNFAQPFFTFWDTLLDTKYRGSKTNKPSQRKAKAAGKAQ, from the exons ATGGGCAACGACAGCTCCATTCTTGCCGATGGCTCCGCCATGGCCATGCCCGGCACCTCATTCAATCATACGCTCTTCGAAACAGCTTTACCACCGCTGCCAACATTTAGTCTAGAGGTCCAGCCTGATCTCTTCCCTTGGGTCTCCGACTTTTGGCTCAATTTGTTACTCCCTATTGTTGTGTACTGGGTCCTGTCCCTGACATTCCATGCAATCGACGTCTATGACTGGTTCCCCCAATATCGACTACACACGCCCGAAGAAATCACCAAACGCAACCACGTCTCCCGCTTTGAGGTCGCCCGCGATGTTATCCTGCAGCAGATCATCCAGGTCGTCACTGGCGCTCTTCTCGCCTTGTCCGAGCCTCCGGAGATGGTTGGAAAGAGTGAATATGACGTCGCTGTCTGGGCTACTCGCATCCGTATCGCGCAACGAGCTCTCCCAACTGTGCTCGGCCTCGTCGGCCTCAACGCTACAGCAATCTCCAAGAGTCTCCTGGACACTCATCCCCTACTGGCCGGGGCTGTTGCTGGCGGTTACTACCCATCGCTGGTGGGCGCAAACAATGAACCTGCTTTCGCCTCTTGGGAGATGACATTGGCCAAGACCATCTACCACTTCCTGATCCCTGCTGTTCAGTACTTTATTGGtgctgccatcatcgatACTTGGCAATACTTCCTCCACCGATTGATGCATGTCAACAAGTGGTTGTATG TCCATTTTCATTCTCGCCACCATCGTCTCTACGTGCCTTACGCCTATGGTGCTCTCTACAACCACCCTGTCGAGGGATTCCTGCTCGACACACTTGGTGCCGCCGTCGCATTCAAGGTTACCCGCATGACTTTGCGCCAgggcatcctcttcttctcaatgtcCACAATCAAGACTGTCGACGACCACTGTGGCTACGCGTTCCCCTGGGACCCTCTCCAGATcgtcaccagcaacaacgcTGAATATCACGAcatccaccaccagcactggggcatcaagaccaacttTGCTCAGCCCTTCTTCACTTTCTGGGACACTCTTCTCGATACCAAGTACAGGggctccaagaccaacaagcCTAGCCAAAGGAAGGCTAAGGCCGCGGGAAAGGCTCAGTAG
- a CDS encoding translationally-controlled tumor protein, translating to MLIYKDILTGDELISDSYDLKEVDGIVYEADCAMIEEGGLNVDIGANASAEEAAEDLEDQVVKVNNIVSSFRLQETSFDKKSYLTYLKGYMKAVKAALQEKGAPAEEISAFEKGAQNYVKNVVLAKFKDFEFLTGESMNPDGMVVLLNYREDGVTPYITVWKHGLTEMKV from the exons ATGCTTATCTACAAG GATATCCTCACCGGTGACGAGCTCATCTCCGACTCCTACGATCTCAAGGAGGTCGATGGCATCGTCTACGAGGCCGACTGTGCCATGATCGAGGAGGGCGGTCTCAACGTCG ATATCGGTGCCAATGCTTCCGCCGAggaagctgctgaggatctcgaggaccAGgtcgtcaaggtcaacaacatcgtcagctCTTTCCGTCTCCAGGAGACCTCTttcgacaagaagagctACCTCACCTACCTCAAGG GTTACAtgaaggctgtcaaggctgctctcCAGGAGAAGGGTGCTCCTGCCGAGGAGATCTCTGCTTTCGAGAAGGGTGCCCAGAACTATGTCAAGAACGTCGTCcttgccaagttcaaggacttcGAGTTCCTTACTGGCGAGTCCATGAACCCCGACGGAAT GGTTGTCCTCCTTAACTACCGTGAGGATGGTGTCACTCCCTACATCACCGTCTGGAAGCACGGTCTTACCGAGATGAAGGTCTAA